The proteins below come from a single Comamonas antarctica genomic window:
- a CDS encoding ABC transporter permease — MLKLEPRPQVSKAWTYASPVLALAITVLIGVALFALLGKDPVRGLQAFFWEPIKSGYALGELAMKATPLLLVALGLAVCFRSNVWNIGAEGQFVMGAIAAGGLALLADKNTGPWIVPAILVAGVLGGMLWAGIVAFLRDRFNANETLVSLMLVYVAILVLGYLVYGPWKDPMGYNFPQSKTFDRVTQIPKLIDGMRMNIGVVLALLGAGVLWVFLARTRAGFALQVSGLAPAAALYAGFSSRRALWTALLISGGAAGLAGALEVAGPMGQLTPYVPAGYGFAAIIVAFVGRLHPVGMIFSAILMSMFYIGGELAQSRLGLPKSLTGVFQGLLLFALLACDTLVNYRLRWQRAPRAAAAATVAKGGA; from the coding sequence ATGCTCAAGCTTGAACCCCGTCCCCAGGTCTCGAAGGCCTGGACCTATGCCTCGCCGGTGCTGGCGCTGGCGATCACCGTGCTGATCGGCGTCGCGCTGTTCGCGCTGCTGGGCAAGGACCCGGTGCGCGGCCTGCAGGCGTTCTTCTGGGAGCCGATCAAGTCCGGCTACGCGCTGGGCGAACTGGCGATGAAGGCCACGCCGCTGCTGCTGGTGGCGCTGGGCCTGGCGGTGTGCTTTCGCTCGAACGTCTGGAACATCGGCGCCGAGGGCCAGTTCGTCATGGGCGCGATTGCTGCGGGCGGTCTGGCGCTGCTGGCCGACAAGAACACCGGGCCGTGGATCGTGCCCGCCATTCTGGTGGCGGGTGTGCTGGGCGGCATGCTCTGGGCCGGTATCGTGGCCTTTCTGCGCGACCGCTTCAATGCCAACGAGACGCTGGTCAGCCTGATGCTGGTCTACGTCGCGATCCTGGTGCTGGGCTATCTGGTCTACGGTCCTTGGAAGGACCCGATGGGCTACAACTTCCCGCAGAGCAAGACCTTCGACCGCGTGACGCAGATCCCCAAGCTGATCGACGGCATGCGCATGAACATCGGCGTGGTCCTGGCGCTGCTGGGCGCGGGCGTGCTGTGGGTCTTCCTGGCGCGCACGCGCGCCGGCTTCGCGCTGCAGGTCAGCGGCCTGGCGCCGGCCGCGGCGCTGTATGCGGGCTTCTCCTCGCGCCGCGCGCTCTGGACGGCGCTGCTGATCTCGGGCGGCGCAGCCGGGCTGGCCGGCGCGCTTGAAGTCGCGGGCCCGATGGGCCAGCTCACGCCCTATGTTCCCGCGGGCTACGGCTTCGCCGCGATCATCGTCGCCTTCGTCGGCCGCCTGCACCCCGTGGGCATGATTTTTTCCGCCATTCTCATGAGCATGTTCTATATCGGTGGTGAGCTGGCGCAGTCGCGCCTGGGCCTGCCCAAATCCCTGACCGGCGTGTTCCAGGGCCTGCTGCTGTTCGCGTTGCTCGCCTGCGACACGCTGGTGAACTACCGCCTGCGCTGGCAGCGCGCGCCGCGCGCCGCGGCCGCGGCGACGGTGGCCAAGGGAGGCGCGTGA
- a CDS encoding ABC transporter permease encodes MESYALLFGSTLSAGTVLALAALGLLINEKAGIINLGAEGMMLCAAIAGFAAVVHSGNTWVGFGAGMLAGALLAGLFGVLVIWLNTNQQATGLALTLFGAGFSAFAGLNYVQAKLPELPKYAIPGLSDIPVLGPALFRQHPLVYIVVLLAIAMIWFLYRTRAGLVLRAVGESPESAHALGYPVRRIRLAAVMFGGAMCGLAGAFISVVYTPLWVEGMVAGRGWIALALTTFATWRPARVLLGAYLFGGVTMLQFHLQASGVQLASQLLSMLPYLATIVVLVLISRNPAWIRANMPASLGKPFYPGS; translated from the coding sequence ATGGAGTCGTACGCATTGCTTTTCGGCTCCACGCTGAGCGCCGGCACGGTGCTGGCGCTGGCCGCGCTGGGCCTGCTGATCAACGAGAAGGCCGGCATCATCAACCTCGGCGCCGAGGGCATGATGCTGTGCGCGGCCATTGCCGGCTTCGCGGCCGTGGTGCACAGCGGCAATACCTGGGTCGGCTTTGGCGCCGGCATGCTGGCCGGCGCGCTGCTCGCCGGGCTGTTTGGCGTGCTCGTCATCTGGCTCAACACCAACCAGCAGGCCACGGGCCTGGCCCTGACGCTGTTCGGCGCCGGGTTCTCGGCGTTTGCCGGCCTCAACTATGTGCAGGCCAAGCTGCCCGAACTGCCCAAGTACGCGATTCCGGGTCTGTCCGACATTCCGGTGCTGGGCCCGGCGCTGTTCCGCCAGCATCCGCTGGTCTACATCGTCGTGCTTCTGGCCATTGCCATGATCTGGTTCCTCTACCGCACGCGCGCGGGCCTGGTGCTGCGCGCCGTCGGCGAGTCGCCCGAATCGGCGCATGCGCTGGGCTACCCGGTGCGCCGCATCCGCCTGGCGGCCGTGATGTTTGGCGGCGCGATGTGCGGCCTGGCCGGGGCCTTCATCTCGGTGGTCTACACGCCGCTGTGGGTCGAGGGCATGGTTGCCGGGCGCGGCTGGATCGCGCTGGCGCTGACCACCTTCGCCACCTGGCGCCCCGCGCGCGTGCTGCTGGGCGCCTATTTGTTCGGCGGCGTGACCATGCTGCAGTTCCATCTGCAGGCCTCGGGCGTGCAGCTGGCGAGCCAGTTGCTGAGCATGCTGCCCTATCTCGCGACCATCGTCGTGCTGGTGCTGATTTCGCGCAATCCGGCCTGGATTCGTGCGAACATGCCGGCCTCGCTGGGCAAGCCGTTTTATCCCGGCTCCTGA
- a CDS encoding BMP family ABC transporter substrate-binding protein has translation MTNLHKRSLLKAAALSALALATLAACGKKEEAAAPAAAPAAAAAAEPLKIGFMYVSPVGDGGWTFQHEKARQALQAEFGDKIQTSLVESVPEGPDAERVLRDMVGQGNKLVFATSFGYMEPVQKVAADAKDVKFEHATGYKTADNVRTYDARTYEGAYLAGIIAGGMTKSNQIGVVASVPIPEVLRNINSYVLGAQSVNPNIKARVVWVNEWFSPPKESEAATTLINGGVDVLYQNTNSPAVLKTAQERGVRAFGKDSDMSAYAPKAHLASAEINWLPYYKKITQDTLNGTWSTGQDWWGVKEGAMDLVNIAEDVPQELKDKVAAAKAGLKDGSFHIWKGPLKDNTGKDLLAEGNNGDHAFLSGINFYVAGIEGAVPGAGK, from the coding sequence ATGACGAACCTGCACAAGCGCTCCCTTCTCAAAGCCGCCGCGCTGTCGGCCCTGGCCCTGGCCACGCTGGCTGCCTGCGGCAAGAAGGAAGAGGCCGCCGCGCCTGCTGCCGCGCCCGCCGCGGCGGCGGCCGCCGAACCGCTGAAGATCGGCTTCATGTACGTGAGCCCGGTTGGCGACGGCGGCTGGACCTTCCAGCACGAGAAGGCGCGCCAGGCACTGCAGGCCGAATTCGGCGACAAGATCCAGACCTCGCTGGTGGAAAGCGTGCCCGAAGGCCCCGATGCCGAGCGCGTGCTGCGCGACATGGTGGGCCAGGGCAACAAGCTGGTGTTCGCCACCAGCTTCGGCTACATGGAGCCGGTGCAGAAGGTCGCGGCCGATGCCAAGGACGTCAAGTTCGAGCACGCCACGGGCTACAAGACCGCCGACAACGTGCGCACCTATGACGCGCGCACCTACGAAGGCGCGTACCTGGCCGGCATCATTGCCGGCGGCATGACCAAGTCGAACCAGATCGGCGTCGTCGCCTCGGTGCCGATTCCCGAAGTGCTGCGCAACATCAACAGCTACGTGCTGGGCGCGCAGAGCGTGAACCCGAACATCAAGGCGCGCGTGGTCTGGGTCAACGAGTGGTTCAGCCCGCCCAAGGAATCCGAAGCCGCCACGACGCTGATCAACGGCGGCGTCGACGTGCTCTACCAGAACACCAATTCGCCCGCCGTGCTCAAGACCGCGCAGGAGCGCGGCGTGCGCGCCTTCGGCAAGGATTCGGACATGAGCGCCTACGCGCCCAAGGCCCACCTGGCCTCGGCCGAGATCAACTGGCTGCCCTACTACAAGAAGATCACGCAAGACACGCTCAATGGCACCTGGAGCACGGGCCAGGACTGGTGGGGCGTGAAGGAAGGCGCGATGGACCTGGTGAACATCGCCGAGGACGTGCCGCAGGAACTCAAGGACAAGGTCGCCGCGGCCAAGGCCGGCCTCAAGGACGGCAGCTTCCACATCTGGAAGGGCCCGCTCAAGGACAACACCGGCAAGGACCTGCTGGCCGAGGGCAACAATGGCGACCATGCGTTCCTCAGCGGCATCAACTTCTACGTGGCCGGCATCGAAGGCGCCGTGCCGGGCGCAGGCAAGTAA
- a CDS encoding BMP family ABC transporter substrate-binding protein — translation MTDLNKRSMFKLAAVAAVAAAALAGCGKKEEAAPAPAAAPAAAAPAKAEPLKVAFAYVGPVGDGGWSFAHDQARKKLEQEFGDKIQTSYVESVPEGPDAERVLRDLAGQGNKLIFGTTFGYMEAIQKIAPDFADVKFEHATGYKTAANVRTYDSRTYEGAYLAGIIAGAMTKSNTLGVVGSVPIPEVIRNINSFTLGAQSVNPNVKTKVVWVNEWFSPPKETEAATSLINGGADVLFQNTDSPAVLKTAQEKGKRAFGWDSDMTAYGPKAHLASSIINWQPYYSKAVNEALGGSWATGSSWWGVKEGTIDLVSIADDVPAEIKTKVEQVKAGLKDGSFSIWKGPIAGQDGKPVVADGTVADDKFLSGVNFYVKGVEGNVPGGDKK, via the coding sequence ATGACTGATCTGAACAAGCGTTCGATGTTCAAGCTGGCGGCGGTGGCCGCCGTTGCCGCGGCGGCGCTGGCCGGCTGTGGCAAGAAGGAAGAAGCCGCGCCGGCACCCGCCGCCGCACCGGCGGCCGCGGCACCCGCCAAGGCCGAGCCGCTCAAGGTCGCGTTCGCCTATGTCGGCCCCGTCGGCGACGGCGGCTGGTCGTTTGCCCACGACCAGGCCCGCAAGAAGCTCGAGCAGGAATTCGGCGACAAGATCCAGACCAGCTATGTCGAAAGCGTGCCCGAAGGCCCCGACGCCGAGCGCGTGCTGCGCGACCTGGCCGGCCAGGGCAACAAGCTGATCTTCGGCACGACCTTTGGCTACATGGAAGCGATTCAGAAGATCGCGCCCGATTTCGCGGACGTGAAGTTCGAGCACGCCACCGGCTACAAGACCGCGGCCAACGTGCGCACCTACGACAGCCGCACCTACGAAGGCGCGTACCTGGCGGGCATCATTGCCGGCGCCATGACCAAGAGCAACACGCTGGGCGTGGTCGGCTCGGTGCCGATTCCCGAAGTCATTCGCAACATCAACAGCTTCACGCTGGGCGCGCAGTCGGTGAACCCGAACGTCAAGACCAAGGTGGTCTGGGTCAACGAATGGTTCAGCCCGCCCAAGGAAACCGAAGCCGCGACCTCGCTGATCAACGGCGGCGCCGACGTGCTGTTCCAGAACACCGACTCGCCCGCCGTGCTCAAGACCGCACAGGAAAAGGGCAAGCGCGCGTTCGGCTGGGATTCGGACATGACCGCCTACGGCCCCAAGGCCCACCTGGCTTCGTCCATCATCAACTGGCAGCCCTACTACAGCAAGGCCGTCAACGAAGCGCTGGGCGGCAGCTGGGCCACGGGCTCGAGCTGGTGGGGCGTGAAGGAAGGCACGATCGACCTGGTGTCGATTGCCGACGACGTGCCGGCCGAGATCAAGACCAAGGTCGAGCAGGTCAAGGCCGGCCTCAAGGACGGCAGCTTCTCGATCTGGAAGGGCCCGATCGCCGGCCAGGACGGCAAGCCCGTCGTTGCCGACGGCACCGTGGCCGATGACAAGTTCCTGTCCGGCGTGAACTTCTACGTCAAGGGCGTGGAAGGCAACGTGCCTGGCGGCGACAAGAAGTAA
- a CDS encoding aromatic ring-hydroxylating oxygenase subunit alpha — MEKTLWHPVALAEAVVHAPLAVRLLEQELVLWRDLAGQVHAFVDRCPHRGARLSLGRIEQDRLECPYHGWQFAGDGHCERVPAVPDFAPPPAHCVRSFAVQELYGLVWLQLEAAADVPPPQFEAEGDARLRKLNCGPYDVAASAPRIIENFLDMSHFGFVHEGWLGSRDATAMERYDVENTPTGVRATNCKARQPQSNLHSTAAAEVHYTYEVTDPYTALLNKLPEAGTSRDGWYESIGLFVCPVTPETSRVWFRLAVADFDTPDAQLQAFQHTIFTQDQPVLESQQPKGLPLDARAELNSPADRLSVAYRRYLKGRGITFGVC; from the coding sequence ATGGAAAAAACACTCTGGCACCCGGTGGCTCTTGCCGAAGCAGTCGTGCACGCACCGCTGGCCGTGCGTCTTTTGGAACAGGAACTGGTGCTGTGGCGCGATCTGGCGGGGCAGGTGCATGCCTTCGTCGACCGCTGCCCGCACCGCGGCGCGCGGCTGTCGCTGGGCCGCATCGAACAGGACCGGCTTGAATGCCCGTACCACGGCTGGCAGTTCGCCGGCGACGGCCATTGCGAACGCGTGCCGGCCGTGCCCGACTTCGCACCCCCGCCCGCGCATTGCGTGCGTTCGTTCGCGGTGCAGGAGCTCTATGGCCTGGTCTGGCTGCAGCTCGAAGCCGCGGCCGACGTGCCGCCGCCGCAGTTCGAAGCCGAGGGCGATGCACGCCTGCGCAAGCTCAATTGCGGCCCCTACGACGTCGCGGCCAGCGCGCCGCGCATCATCGAGAACTTCCTCGACATGTCGCATTTCGGGTTCGTGCACGAGGGCTGGCTTGGTTCGCGCGATGCCACCGCCATGGAGCGCTACGACGTCGAGAACACGCCAACCGGCGTGCGCGCCACCAACTGCAAGGCGCGCCAGCCGCAGTCCAACCTGCACTCGACGGCCGCGGCCGAGGTGCACTACACCTACGAGGTGACCGATCCCTATACTGCGCTGCTCAACAAGCTGCCCGAGGCCGGCACCAGCCGCGACGGCTGGTACGAGTCGATCGGCCTGTTCGTCTGCCCGGTGACGCCCGAAACCAGCCGCGTCTGGTTCCGCCTCGCCGTGGCCGACTTCGATACGCCCGATGCGCAGCTGCAGGCTTTCCAGCACACCATCTTCACCCAGGACCAGCCGGTGCTGGAATCGCAGCAGCCCAAGGGCCTGCCGCTCGATGCACGCGCGGAACTCAATTCGCCCGCCGACCGCCTGTCCGTGGCCTACCGCCGCTATCTCAAGGGGCGCGGCATCACCTTCGGAGTCTGCTGA
- a CDS encoding adenosine deaminase yields MSYRLPDPALAALLRDMPKAELHVHIEGTLEPELIFALAERNQVDLPYADVASLREAYAFSDLQSFLDIYYAGASVLLHEQDFYDMARAYLARAVSDHVLHAEIFFDPQTHTARGVPMASVINGLYRACRDAERDWGISCTLILCFLRHLSEDDAFRTLAQAMPLRDRFIGIGLDSSELGHPPEKFARVFAHCRELGLHLVAHAGEEGPAAYVWSALDTLQVERIDHGVQAHQDEALMQRLARERIALTVCPLSNQKLQVFPDLALHNLPQMLDAGVAVTVNSDDPAYFGGYINENFEQLFAATGMGPRQAYQLARNSLEAGFVGEARKKAWVQQLDDCFVRNGFAAAIDAG; encoded by the coding sequence ATGTCCTACCGACTGCCCGACCCCGCGCTCGCGGCCCTGCTGCGCGACATGCCCAAGGCCGAACTGCACGTGCATATCGAAGGCACGCTCGAGCCCGAACTCATCTTCGCGCTGGCCGAACGCAACCAGGTCGATCTGCCGTATGCCGATGTCGCCTCGCTGCGCGAGGCCTACGCCTTCAGCGACCTGCAGAGCTTTCTCGACATCTACTACGCGGGCGCGAGCGTGCTGCTGCACGAGCAGGACTTCTACGACATGGCGCGGGCCTACCTGGCGCGCGCGGTCAGCGACCATGTGCTGCATGCCGAGATCTTCTTCGATCCGCAGACGCACACCGCGCGCGGCGTGCCCATGGCTTCGGTCATCAACGGGCTGTACCGCGCCTGCCGCGACGCCGAGCGCGACTGGGGCATCTCCTGCACGCTGATCCTGTGCTTCCTGCGCCATCTGAGCGAGGACGACGCGTTCCGCACGCTGGCCCAGGCCATGCCGCTGCGCGACCGCTTCATCGGCATCGGCCTGGACAGCAGCGAGCTGGGCCATCCGCCCGAGAAATTCGCGCGCGTCTTTGCCCATTGCCGCGAACTGGGCCTGCACCTCGTCGCGCACGCGGGCGAGGAGGGCCCGGCGGCCTATGTCTGGAGCGCGCTCGACACCTTGCAGGTCGAGCGCATCGACCATGGCGTGCAGGCGCATCAGGATGAAGCGCTGATGCAGCGGCTCGCGCGCGAACGCATTGCGCTCACCGTGTGCCCGCTGTCCAACCAGAAGCTGCAGGTGTTCCCGGACCTCGCGCTGCACAACCTGCCGCAGATGCTCGACGCCGGCGTGGCCGTGACGGTCAACTCCGACGATCCCGCGTATTTCGGCGGCTACATCAACGAGAACTTCGAACAGCTGTTCGCGGCCACCGGCATGGGCCCGCGGCAGGCCTACCAGCTCGCGCGCAACAGCCTCGAAGCGGGTTTCGTGGGCGAGGCGCGCAAGAAGGCCTGGGTACAGCAGCTGGACGACTGCTTCGTGCGCAACGGCTTTGCCGCGGCCATCGACGCCGGCTGA
- a CDS encoding HIT family protein yields MPEFVDRSPPGECIFCRIVRGELPAAKVHEDALTLAFMDIGQVTPGHVLVASKRHAATLLDLTREEAGAVMQTAQRMAQAQQAAFAPDGITLLQANGAAGGQTVAHFHLHVVARHTGDGVSFAWPRQEPGAGVIAGYAQQLRAALD; encoded by the coding sequence ATGCCCGAGTTTGTCGACCGTTCGCCGCCAGGCGAATGCATTTTCTGCCGCATCGTGCGCGGCGAGTTGCCCGCGGCCAAGGTCCATGAAGATGCGCTGACGCTGGCCTTCATGGACATCGGCCAGGTCACGCCCGGCCATGTGCTCGTGGCGTCGAAACGCCATGCGGCCACGCTGCTGGACCTGACGCGCGAGGAAGCCGGCGCCGTGATGCAGACCGCGCAGCGCATGGCGCAGGCGCAGCAGGCGGCGTTCGCGCCCGACGGCATCACGCTGCTGCAGGCCAATGGCGCGGCCGGCGGGCAGACCGTGGCCCACTTCCACCTGCATGTGGTGGCGCGCCATACGGGCGATGGGGTCAGTTTTGCCTGGCCGCGCCAGGAGCCGGGCGCCGGGGTGATTGCCGGCTATGCGCAGCAGCTGCGCGCGGCGCTGGATTGA
- a CDS encoding BMP family ABC transporter substrate-binding protein: protein MYKNLAAAFVAACFFAPAFSQSAATAKPVAAAFVYVTPVFEAGWTHQHDEGRKAAEAALGKQLKTTVVADVAEGPDAERVLRDLARSGNQLIFTTSFGYMEPALRVARDFPQVKFESITGYKRADNVATANARYYEGRYLSGIAAARMSKSGVAGYVAGFPIPEVLQGINAFTLGMRSVNPRAEVKVVWLDTWFDPAKERDAAMTLMNQGADVLSFHSASNAVMVAAQERGKFAVAYHSDMRAVAPDAQILAVTHQWGDYYTRRARAVQDGSWKSGDVWGGVREGMIRLEAFGRKVPAAVQKEVLAQQQAMAQGRLQPFGAGRSDVRDNTGKLVIAKGTQLSDAQILGMNWLVGGVSGHINH from the coding sequence ATGTATAAAAACCTCGCAGCCGCATTCGTGGCCGCCTGTTTTTTCGCCCCCGCCTTTTCCCAGTCGGCCGCCACCGCCAAGCCGGTTGCCGCCGCATTCGTCTATGTCACGCCGGTGTTCGAAGCCGGCTGGACGCACCAGCATGACGAAGGCCGCAAGGCCGCCGAGGCCGCGCTGGGCAAGCAGCTCAAGACCACCGTCGTTGCCGATGTCGCCGAAGGGCCTGACGCCGAGCGCGTGCTGCGCGATCTCGCGCGCAGCGGCAACCAGCTGATCTTCACCACCAGCTTCGGCTACATGGAGCCGGCGCTGCGCGTGGCGCGCGACTTCCCGCAGGTGAAGTTCGAGTCGATCACGGGCTACAAGCGCGCCGACAACGTCGCCACGGCCAATGCGCGCTACTACGAGGGCCGCTACCTGTCGGGCATTGCCGCGGCGCGCATGAGCAAGAGCGGCGTGGCCGGCTATGTCGCGGGCTTTCCGATTCCCGAAGTGCTGCAGGGCATCAACGCGTTCACGCTGGGCATGCGCTCGGTGAACCCGCGCGCCGAAGTCAAGGTGGTCTGGCTCGATACCTGGTTCGATCCGGCCAAGGAGCGCGATGCGGCCATGACGCTGATGAACCAGGGCGCCGATGTGCTGTCCTTTCATTCGGCAAGCAACGCGGTGATGGTCGCGGCGCAGGAGCGCGGCAAGTTTGCCGTGGCCTACCACTCCGACATGCGCGCGGTCGCGCCCGACGCGCAGATCCTGGCCGTGACCCACCAGTGGGGCGACTACTACACGCGGCGTGCGCGCGCAGTGCAGGACGGCAGCTGGAAAAGCGGCGATGTCTGGGGCGGCGTGCGCGAAGGCATGATCCGCCTCGAGGCCTTTGGCCGCAAGGTGCCCGCCGCCGTGCAAAAGGAAGTGCTGGCCCAGCAGCAGGCCATGGCCCAGGGCCGCCTGCAGCCGTTTGGCGCGGGCCGGTCCGATGTGCGCGACAACACCGGCAAGCTAGTGATCGCCAAGGGTACGCAACTCAGCGATGCGCAGATCCTGGGCATGAACTGGCTGGTGGGAGGTGTGAGCGGCCATATCAACCATTGA